A single genomic interval of Lathyrus oleraceus cultivar Zhongwan6 chromosome 7, CAAS_Psat_ZW6_1.0, whole genome shotgun sequence harbors:
- the LOC127105275 gene encoding mitochondrial import inner membrane translocase subunit TIM22-4 has product MADGSEKAVSNDSLNSKEVEKPQIQPIGLPTVEEIRGQDIWNNCAVRSVVSGVMGGGLGIFMGLFLGALDNPLMQEEMTGRQQIIFQAKQMGRRSWSSAKAFAVMGFVFSAAECVVEKARAKHDITNTAIAGCTTGGAISAKGGPKAACFGCAGFAAFSVVIEKFLERHQ; this is encoded by the exons ATGGCTGATGGCTCGGAGAAAGCTGTTTCAAATGATTCTTTGAACTCGAAAGAAGTTGAGAAGCCTCAGATTCAGCCCATAGGTTTGCCCACTGTTGAGGAAATTCGCGGACAAGATATCTGGAACAATTGCGCTGTGCGCAGTGTCGTTAGCGGAGTCATGG GTGGTGGTCTTGGCATCTTCATGGGATTGTTTCTTGGAGCACTGGACAACCCTCTAATGCAAGAGGAAATGACTGGCAGGCAACAAATTATATTTCAAGCAAAGCAAATGGGGCGAAGGAGTTGGAGTTCTGCCAAAGCATTTGCTGTTATGGGTTTTGTATTCTCAGCTGCCGAGTGTGTTGTTGAGAAG GCACGAGCAAAACACGACATCACAAATACTGCTATTGCTGGATGTACTACTGGAGGTGCTATATCAGCAAAAG GTGGTCCAAAAGCTGCATGCTTTGGTTGTGCTGGATTTGCTGCATTTTCTGTCGTAATAGAGAAGTTTTTGGAGAGGCATCAATAA